A part of Desulfofundulus salinus genomic DNA contains:
- a CDS encoding septum formation initiator family protein: MVFYFQKGESLTSGLRPGSGRRRLRFNKNRLPGLLVLVLLCYLLLSFFSQFHRLDAMQQDLQQLQAQLTELQKKNAELKQQLKLVQSDEYIEQVARERLGLVKPGEARIVPVKPGN; encoded by the coding sequence ATGGTCTTTTACTTTCAGAAAGGCGAATCCTTAACGTCAGGTTTGCGTCCGGGTAGCGGGCGCCGGCGCCTGCGTTTCAACAAAAACCGGCTGCCCGGCTTGCTGGTGTTGGTTCTCCTTTGTTACCTTTTGCTCTCGTTTTTTTCCCAGTTCCACCGCCTGGATGCTATGCAGCAGGACCTTCAGCAACTCCAGGCTCAGCTAACGGAACTGCAGAAGAAAAATGCGGAGTTAAAACAGCAGCTTAAACTGGTGCAGTCGGATGAGTATATAGAGCAGGTGGCCAGGGAGCGCCTGGGCCTGGTGAAGCCGGGAGAAGCACGCATTGTACCGGTGAAGCCGGGGAATTAG
- a CDS encoding response regulator, producing MNNVNEMRLLVVDDEHLERQAIRLILERAEEPIKVVGEARNGRQAVQLAEELRPDIILLDIKMPGMDGLTAAREIRKIIPASAIIFLTAYNEFDYVQEALRIGVVDFLLKPIRSQELVDVLKNTRVQLLREREEQSEHKKLQEQLAEALPWLRLNLGLGLIWGLWEERAAVEQQARLVRLEVLPRVAFGVYMENRLEGSPASLARFELLRYQLQRLVEDALTRHPWGLCLPISDRMLIGLWGNRGSEQEQGQRLRQLANDIIETAADRLSLGVTVGLARFCEDISQLPRAAWEAQTAAHLGMFYLGPEQVVHVDELERKVDKDGGVYAARERELLEVLRSGDAEEARRMFREFLISVFEGRGTDLHLIKARLMGVLVAFSRSMGSYGEHAEEMVHAYNKFARRLSLCLSVEELEEWMAELALSGNNPAAGQAGAMVNSAVKKALNYIQENYQREISLTDLSRIIFLSPDYFSKAFKEQVGCTFSEYVLRLRIEKAKKLLAETDLPVGEVGRQVGYPDPNYFSRVFSRAMGMPPSRFRQITARCSQQV from the coding sequence ATGAACAATGTGAATGAAATGAGACTTCTGGTTGTAGACGATGAGCATCTGGAAAGGCAGGCCATCCGCCTGATTCTTGAAAGGGCGGAAGAACCAATCAAAGTGGTGGGTGAAGCGCGGAACGGCCGCCAGGCCGTGCAGCTGGCTGAGGAGCTGCGGCCGGACATCATCTTGCTGGACATTAAGATGCCCGGTATGGACGGGTTGACCGCTGCAAGGGAAATAAGAAAAATTATACCTGCGAGTGCCATTATTTTCCTTACTGCTTATAACGAGTTTGATTATGTCCAGGAGGCCCTGCGCATCGGTGTGGTGGATTTCCTGCTCAAACCCATTCGCTCCCAGGAACTGGTCGACGTGTTGAAAAATACGCGGGTCCAGCTTCTGCGGGAGCGCGAAGAGCAGAGTGAACACAAAAAGTTGCAGGAACAACTGGCGGAGGCTCTCCCCTGGCTGCGGCTCAACCTTGGTTTGGGCCTTATCTGGGGCTTGTGGGAAGAACGGGCTGCCGTGGAACAACAGGCCCGGCTGGTGCGCCTGGAAGTCTTACCCCGCGTCGCTTTCGGTGTGTACATGGAAAACCGGCTTGAGGGTAGTCCTGCCTCCCTGGCCAGGTTCGAGTTGCTCCGCTATCAATTGCAGCGGCTGGTGGAAGATGCTTTGACCCGGCACCCCTGGGGGTTATGCCTGCCGATAAGTGACCGTATGTTGATAGGCCTGTGGGGGAACCGGGGGTCGGAACAGGAACAGGGACAGCGTTTGCGCCAGCTGGCAAACGATATCATCGAAACTGCTGCGGACAGGCTTTCCCTTGGGGTGACTGTTGGGTTGGCTCGTTTCTGTGAGGATATCAGCCAGCTGCCCCGTGCGGCCTGGGAGGCTCAGACCGCGGCTCACCTCGGTATGTTTTATCTGGGGCCCGAGCAAGTGGTACACGTGGACGAGCTGGAGCGTAAGGTTGATAAGGATGGAGGAGTTTATGCGGCCCGTGAAAGGGAATTATTAGAAGTCTTACGCAGCGGTGACGCGGAAGAAGCCCGCCGGATGTTTCGGGAATTTTTGATTTCCGTATTTGAAGGTCGGGGTACTGATCTCCACTTGATTAAGGCCCGGCTGATGGGCGTGCTGGTGGCTTTCTCGCGTAGTATGGGAAGCTACGGGGAACATGCGGAGGAAATGGTACACGCTTATAACAAATTTGCCCGCCGGCTTTCCCTGTGTCTCTCAGTTGAAGAGCTGGAAGAGTGGATGGCAGAACTGGCGCTATCGGGTAACAACCCGGCTGCCGGTCAGGCCGGTGCCATGGTGAACAGTGCGGTTAAAAAGGCCTTGAATTATATTCAAGAAAATTATCAAAGGGAAATTTCTCTTACCGATCTTTCCCGGATAATTTTCCTGAGTCCCGATTATTTCAGCAAGGCTTTTAAAGAACAGGTGGGCTGTACTTTTTCGGAATATGTGTTGCGCCTGCGCATTGAAAAGGCTAAAAAGTTGCTGGCCGAGACGGACCTGCCCGTGGGAGAAGTCGGTCGGCAGGTGGGGTACCCCGACCCCAACTATTTCAGTCGCGTTTTCAGCCGCGCTATGGGGATGCCTCCCAGCCGCTTCCGGCAGATTACGGCGCGGTGCAGCCAGCAGGTTTGA
- a CDS encoding sensor histidine kinase, producing the protein MAEYVYGLPVHGYLRELVAVPLLQEVVDKFARATGVAAIVVDVDGTPITRPSNFTEFCRLVRSSPVGEKGCYESDRRVGEAAAKWKSLSLHQCHCTLIDMAAPLIVDGVYWGAVLCGQVLLERPQEEQIKQVRQVARQYGLDEEKMCAALYKIEVVTEEKIRAAGELLQIVANYIVEMSVSRITSQRLTRQLKEKADMERVMHQLELRALQSQVNPHFLFNTLNAACRLAMIEGASQTEELIHALSGLLRYTLRKIDQMVSLREELEHITNYLFIQKTRYGNHIKVEIHAEPEALNAMIPLMTLQPLVENAIVHGLELKEDGGTIYIDARCFGERVCIEVRDTGLGMEPGVASQVLEGNRSGRGHTTGLGLTNVHQRLRHCFGEKYGLEIFSSPGEGTTVKVWIPLKSQKS; encoded by the coding sequence ATGGCTGAATACGTTTATGGCCTGCCGGTGCACGGTTACCTGAGGGAATTGGTCGCAGTGCCTCTGCTGCAGGAGGTTGTGGATAAATTTGCCAGGGCCACGGGTGTGGCGGCCATCGTGGTGGACGTGGATGGGACACCCATCACCAGGCCCAGTAATTTCACCGAGTTCTGCCGGCTGGTGCGTTCCTCGCCGGTTGGTGAGAAAGGGTGTTATGAATCGGACCGGCGCGTCGGCGAGGCGGCGGCCAAGTGGAAAAGCCTCAGCCTGCACCAGTGCCACTGTACTTTGATCGATATGGCGGCGCCGCTAATAGTGGACGGCGTTTACTGGGGAGCGGTCCTTTGCGGGCAGGTATTGCTGGAGAGGCCCCAGGAGGAGCAGATTAAGCAGGTCCGGCAGGTGGCCCGCCAGTACGGGCTGGATGAAGAAAAAATGTGTGCCGCGCTGTACAAAATAGAGGTGGTTACGGAGGAAAAAATCCGGGCTGCCGGAGAACTATTGCAGATCGTGGCCAATTATATCGTCGAGATGAGCGTATCACGCATTACCAGCCAGCGTCTCACCCGGCAGCTTAAAGAAAAGGCCGATATGGAACGGGTGATGCACCAGCTGGAACTGCGTGCCCTGCAATCACAGGTCAACCCGCATTTCCTCTTTAACACGTTGAATGCTGCCTGCCGCCTGGCCATGATTGAAGGGGCCTCCCAGACCGAAGAATTGATCCATGCGCTGTCCGGGCTGCTCCGCTACACCCTGCGCAAGATAGACCAGATGGTTTCCCTCCGTGAGGAGCTGGAACATATTACTAACTATTTGTTCATCCAGAAAACAAGGTACGGGAATCATATTAAAGTTGAAATTCACGCCGAACCCGAAGCGTTGAACGCCATGATTCCCCTGATGACGCTGCAGCCGCTGGTCGAGAACGCCATCGTGCACGGTCTGGAGCTCAAAGAGGACGGGGGGACCATTTATATTGACGCCCGGTGTTTTGGAGAAAGGGTATGCATAGAAGTTCGCGATACGGGGCTGGGGATGGAACCGGGGGTCGCAAGCCAGGTCCTGGAAGGTAACCGGTCCGGGCGAGGACATACCACCGGCCTCGGTTTGACCAACGTGCACCAGAGGTTGCGGCACTGCTTCGGCGAGAAATACGGCCTGGAAATCTTCAGTTCGCCGGGAGAAGGAACGACAGTGAAAGTTTGGATCCCATTAAAGAGTCAAAAGAGTTAA
- a CDS encoding glycerol dehydrogenase, protein MSIKILISPSRYVQGPGAIHSLGEQAKNFGQKAFITGGKTALKETRADIEKSLKEHNVNSVFEVFRGECCDSEIERLKAAATAAGADFIVAVGGGKVIDAGKAVACLMNKPVVIVPTIAATDAPCSALAVIYTEEGVFERYFILPQNPNLLVVDTAIIAKAPVRFLVSGMGDALATWFEADSCAKSAAKNIPGGYTTVTALNLARLCYDILLEYGEAAKLAVERGVATPAVEKIIEANTLLSGIGFESSGLAAAHAIHDGLTVLEETHHSYHGEKVAFGTLAHLVLEDRPWAEINEVLDFCTRVGLPVTLAQIGVTDPTPEKIMRVAEKVCEPGMMVHNMPFPVTPQMVYNAIYGADAIGKAYLAKR, encoded by the coding sequence ATGAGCATTAAGATACTAATTTCTCCAAGTCGCTATGTGCAGGGCCCTGGGGCGATTCACTCCCTGGGTGAGCAGGCGAAAAATTTCGGGCAAAAAGCTTTCATAACTGGAGGAAAAACTGCCCTAAAAGAGACCCGTGCAGATATTGAAAAAAGTTTAAAAGAACACAATGTAAATTCTGTATTTGAAGTATTTCGGGGAGAGTGTTGCGATAGTGAAATAGAGAGACTTAAAGCTGCAGCTACAGCAGCGGGGGCAGATTTCATAGTTGCTGTAGGTGGCGGTAAAGTTATCGATGCAGGCAAAGCGGTTGCATGCTTAATGAATAAGCCTGTTGTTATCGTTCCTACTATTGCTGCTACGGATGCCCCATGTAGTGCCCTCGCGGTTATTTACACAGAAGAAGGCGTCTTTGAACGTTACTTTATCCTACCCCAAAACCCCAATCTGCTGGTTGTCGATACTGCCATTATTGCTAAAGCTCCGGTACGCTTCCTGGTTTCTGGTATGGGAGATGCTCTTGCAACCTGGTTTGAAGCTGATTCTTGTGCTAAATCTGCAGCAAAGAATATTCCGGGTGGCTATACTACCGTTACTGCCTTAAACCTGGCACGGCTCTGTTATGATATCCTGCTAGAATATGGAGAGGCTGCTAAGCTTGCCGTGGAAAGAGGAGTGGCCACACCAGCAGTTGAAAAGATAATAGAAGCCAACACGCTGCTCAGCGGTATTGGTTTTGAAAGCTCTGGTCTTGCAGCAGCTCATGCTATTCATGATGGATTAACAGTGCTGGAAGAAACCCACCATAGCTATCATGGGGAAAAAGTTGCCTTCGGTACCCTGGCCCACCTGGTCCTGGAAGACCGTCCATGGGCAGAAATTAATGAGGTCCTGGATTTTTGCACGAGGGTCGGGCTTCCTGTAACTCTGGCGCAGATAGGGGTTACAGATCCTACCCCTGAAAAGATTATGCGCGTGGCTGAAAAGGTATGTGAACCTGGTATGATGGTGCATAACATGCCTTTCCCTGTAACACCACAAATGGTCTACAACGCAATCTATGGTGCAGATGCCATTGGAAAAGCTTATCTCGCAAAACGATAA
- the buk gene encoding butyrate kinase: MTEQNTEEKILVINPGSTSTKIAFFIGEDKRWIENIAHPADELAVFPRVVDQLDYRLEALRRELQKKGLRVEELTAIAARGGLLKPIPGGVYAVDRAMLEELREERYGRHASNLGALLAYELGSPHNVPSYIVDPICVDELEPVARISGLPQIQRRSVFHALNQKRQARRAAAELGKKYEEVNLIVAHLGGGITVGAHRRGRVVDVSNGVDGEGPLTPERSGSLPAAEVVQLAFSDRYTREELLRLINGRGGFVAYLGTNNAREVEERAAAGDTEADLLFAALCYQVAREIGACAAVLSGQVDAVVLTGGLAYSRRAVEEIRKRVEFIAPVLVYPGEDEMAALAEGVLRVLRGEEAPRSYQEEGVGRGEKDKSSGD; encoded by the coding sequence ATGACGGAGCAGAACACCGAAGAAAAGATTCTCGTTATCAATCCCGGTTCCACCTCGACCAAAATAGCTTTTTTCATAGGTGAGGACAAGCGGTGGATTGAGAATATCGCTCATCCTGCGGATGAGCTGGCGGTTTTCCCACGCGTGGTTGACCAGCTTGACTACCGGCTCGAGGCATTACGCCGGGAATTGCAGAAAAAAGGGCTGCGCGTGGAAGAGTTAACCGCCATTGCAGCAAGGGGCGGCTTGTTGAAGCCCATCCCCGGTGGTGTTTATGCAGTCGACCGGGCCATGCTTGAGGAGCTGCGTGAAGAACGTTACGGCAGGCATGCCTCCAACCTGGGTGCCCTTCTGGCCTATGAGCTGGGTTCTCCACACAACGTTCCTTCATATATCGTTGACCCCATCTGTGTGGATGAACTGGAACCGGTGGCCCGGATTTCCGGTTTGCCCCAGATCCAGCGGCGGAGCGTGTTTCACGCATTGAACCAGAAGCGCCAGGCCAGGCGTGCGGCAGCAGAACTGGGCAAGAAATACGAGGAAGTGAATCTAATTGTAGCACACCTGGGCGGTGGTATAACCGTCGGTGCACACCGACGGGGCCGGGTAGTGGATGTAAGCAACGGGGTGGATGGGGAAGGCCCGCTCACCCCTGAGCGCAGCGGTTCCCTCCCGGCGGCGGAGGTGGTGCAGCTGGCTTTTAGTGATCGCTACACCCGGGAGGAACTGCTCCGCCTGATCAACGGGCGGGGAGGGTTTGTCGCTTACCTGGGAACCAACAACGCCCGGGAGGTGGAGGAACGGGCCGCTGCAGGAGACACAGAAGCAGATCTCCTGTTTGCAGCACTATGCTACCAGGTGGCGCGGGAGATTGGTGCCTGTGCGGCAGTTCTTTCCGGCCAGGTCGATGCGGTTGTACTGACCGGCGGACTGGCGTACAGCCGGCGCGCGGTGGAAGAAATAAGAAAGCGAGTGGAGTTTATCGCCCCGGTGCTTGTTTACCCCGGCGAGGACGAGATGGCTGCCCTGGCCGAGGGTGTGCTGAGAGTCCTGAGGGGTGAAGAAGCACCCCGGTCTTATCAAGAAGAGGGGGTGGGAAGAGGCGAAAAAGATAAATCGTCAGGCGACTAA
- a CDS encoding BMC domain-containing protein, whose protein sequence is MNALGMVEWRGIARGIAATDALLKSSPVELVLATPVCPGKFVAMISGEVGAVRNAVRAAVDFDSENVVDSLVLGTVHPSVFPALTGTSAVPAARGSLGVIETFACAAAIKAGDAAVKGGQVQLLEIRLARGLGGKSLVLLQGEVAAVQAAVGRAVAAVENGLIVGVEVISSLHRSLWEKLF, encoded by the coding sequence ATGAATGCCTTAGGCATGGTGGAGTGGCGGGGCATTGCTCGCGGTATAGCAGCCACAGATGCGTTGCTTAAATCTTCACCGGTCGAACTGGTGCTGGCCACTCCCGTTTGTCCGGGTAAGTTTGTAGCCATGATCAGCGGGGAAGTTGGGGCCGTGCGCAATGCCGTACGTGCGGCAGTGGATTTTGACTCCGAAAATGTTGTAGATTCGCTTGTGCTGGGTACCGTGCATCCATCGGTGTTTCCGGCCCTGACCGGTACGTCAGCAGTTCCTGCCGCAAGGGGGTCGCTTGGTGTTATAGAGACCTTTGCCTGTGCGGCTGCCATCAAAGCAGGGGATGCTGCCGTTAAAGGCGGGCAGGTACAATTGCTGGAGATCCGCCTGGCGCGGGGCCTGGGCGGTAAATCCCTGGTTCTCCTCCAGGGTGAGGTCGCAGCAGTGCAGGCGGCGGTGGGACGCGCTGTCGCTGCTGTGGAGAACGGCCTGATCGTGGGCGTGGAGGTAATTTCCAGCCTCCACAGGTCACTATGGGAAAAGCTGTTTTAA
- a CDS encoding 4Fe-4S dicluster domain-containing protein: MIAWSREEIISRLRQSGVVGAGGAGFPAYMKASSRAEWVIANAAECEPLLRGNQELLRCAAREVIGGLKIMMRATGAARATVGIKAKYRAAAAALREALADEPETAVELHFLDDFYPAGDEHVLVYEVTGRVIPPGGIPIQVGVVVNNVETLFNVNRAMEGRPVIEKIVTVTGAVQRPVTLQVPVGTPVKDLLYMAGGPQIKTFTIIEGGPMMGRLVDLDAVVTRTTGGIIVLPADHPLVLSKKLDIGVDLRLTRGMCCHCGYCTELCPRYLLGHGLRPDRNMAGLAYATGELVAGGAPWLCSECGLCEVFACPMGLSPRRVNAWLKRQMSRSGFKPPGGELRGVHPQRPYRRVPTARLVARLGLLRYDLPAPLQEESVRPQKVRLMLRQHIGVPAVPVVEAGERVAAGQVVAEVPDNALGVPIHASIEGRVTQVSADAVVIESERVGDGG; the protein is encoded by the coding sequence GTGATTGCGTGGAGCAGAGAGGAAATCATAAGCCGGTTGCGGCAGTCCGGTGTAGTAGGGGCCGGAGGTGCGGGATTTCCCGCCTATATGAAGGCTTCGAGCCGTGCGGAGTGGGTAATTGCCAACGCCGCTGAGTGTGAGCCTCTCTTACGCGGCAACCAGGAATTGCTCCGTTGTGCTGCTCGCGAAGTGATTGGCGGGCTGAAGATCATGATGCGCGCAACGGGTGCCGCCAGGGCCACTGTAGGGATTAAAGCCAAGTACAGGGCCGCTGCAGCAGCCCTGCGGGAAGCGCTGGCCGACGAACCGGAAACAGCGGTGGAATTGCACTTTCTGGATGATTTTTACCCGGCTGGCGACGAGCATGTACTGGTGTATGAAGTTACCGGGCGCGTTATCCCTCCGGGAGGAATTCCCATCCAGGTTGGTGTGGTGGTCAATAACGTTGAGACGCTGTTCAATGTGAACCGCGCTATGGAAGGCCGGCCTGTAATTGAAAAAATAGTTACTGTGACCGGTGCTGTACAAAGGCCGGTGACCCTTCAGGTACCGGTGGGGACGCCTGTTAAAGACCTGCTCTACATGGCCGGGGGGCCGCAAATAAAGACATTTACAATTATAGAAGGGGGCCCGATGATGGGCCGCCTGGTGGACCTGGATGCTGTAGTTACGAGAACCACCGGCGGGATTATCGTCCTGCCAGCCGATCACCCCCTGGTTTTAAGCAAAAAGTTGGATATTGGTGTGGACCTGCGGCTGACGCGGGGAATGTGCTGCCACTGCGGTTACTGTACAGAACTCTGTCCCCGTTATCTGCTGGGCCACGGCCTGCGGCCGGACCGCAATATGGCCGGCCTGGCATATGCGACCGGTGAACTGGTTGCCGGGGGAGCCCCATGGCTTTGTTCGGAATGCGGCCTGTGTGAGGTTTTCGCCTGTCCCATGGGTCTCAGTCCCAGGCGGGTAAATGCGTGGTTGAAGCGTCAAATGTCCCGCAGCGGTTTCAAGCCGCCCGGTGGTGAACTGCGAGGTGTCCATCCCCAGAGGCCATATCGCCGCGTACCTACGGCGCGTCTGGTAGCACGGCTGGGACTCTTGCGCTATGATCTCCCGGCACCCCTTCAGGAGGAAAGCGTGCGTCCGCAAAAGGTGCGGTTAATGCTCAGACAGCATATAGGAGTGCCGGCAGTACCGGTTGTTGAAGCCGGGGAACGAGTGGCAGCCGGTCAGGTGGTGGCTGAGGTACCGGACAACGCTCTGGGTGTGCCGATTCATGCCAGCATTGAGGGCCGCGTTACGCAGGTGTCCGCAGATGCGGTGGTCATCGAGTCAGAAAGGGTGGGTGATGGTGGTTGA